In Bactrocera oleae isolate idBacOlea1 chromosome 3, idBacOlea1, whole genome shotgun sequence, a genomic segment contains:
- the LOC106615023 gene encoding dehydrogenase/reductase SDR family member 7: MTFLELLFILLIGYFFIYLLLWLILDCNVELWYNTYFGLPISSMRGQVVWVTGASSGIGKALALILAKYGVRLVISARRENLLELLKKDCLEHANGLLSEDDILVMPMDVLNISKHEDYFERVIKYFGRLDVLVNNAGRSQRASWEEIKVQVDRDLFELDVFSVVNLSRIAVRYFLQLRNVRGHIVTTSSIAGLCPVPFSATYCAAKSAINAYLNALRLEQSSIDVSIFCPGPIATDFLQDAFTANPEQTYGKSTKGQKRMTVERCGTLFATTIANKLDLSWCGLFPVNFLAHATRYPGLAKIISKLMGKSTMNKIREGKL, translated from the coding sequence GCAATGTCGAACTTTGGtacaatacatattttggtttaCCTATTTCGTCAATGCGTGGTCAAGTTGTATGGGTAACGGGAGCTTCATCTGGTATTGGCAAAGCACTGGCCCTTATATTGGCTAAATATGGTGTGCGGTTGGTGATTTCTGCCAGACGAGAAAACTTGTTGGAATTACTAAAGAAAGATTGTCTGGAACATGCGAATGGTTTATTATCTGAAGATGACATACTTGTAATGCCGATGGATGTTTTGAACATTTCGAAACATGAAGACTACTTTGAGAGAGTGATAAAATACTTTGGCCGTTTAGATGTGTTAGTCAATAATGCTGGACGTTCACAACGAGCAAGCTGGGAAGAAATAAAAGTTCAAGTTGATAGAGACCTCTTCGAATTAGATGTATTTTCCGTAGTTAATCTTTCTCGAATTGCAGTGCGTTACTTTCTACAGCTACGCAATGTTCGAGGTCATATTGTCACAACATCGAGCATCGCTGGATTGTGTCCAGTGCCTTTTTCAGCTACATATTGCGCAGCAAAATCTGCTATTAATGCATACCTGAACGCTCTTCGACTTGAACAAAGTAGTATTGATGTCAGCATATTTTGCCCTGGTCCCATCGCTACAGATTTCCTCCAGGATGCATTTACCGCGAACCCAGAACAGACGTATGGAAAAAGCACAAAAGGTCAAAAACGAATGACAGTGGAAAGATGTGGCACATTGTTTGCTACAACGATTGCAAATAAATTAGATCTGTCGTGGTGTGGATTGTTTCCAGTAAATTTTTTGGCACATGCTACTCGTTATCCAGGACtagcaaaaataatttccaaacTAATGGGTAAAAGCACAATGAACAAAATACGTGAagggaaattataa